Proteins encoded within one genomic window of Raineyella fluvialis:
- a CDS encoding sensor histidine kinase — MPQMSTLLATHTDLDPRAAEWLRSLVNEWHLLADLSFSDLILWVPDRDPNQMWAVAQIRPTTGPTALLDDVVGDAVRYDPDSLALQAYWSATSCETSDNKLATGIPVDMHAVPLEYDGKVIAVVEQHTNQMGVRANGALEDAYIAIAEVLRDMLLRGEFPLPGTKSHPTRSPRVGDGLMWIGPEGEYRYATPNAVSAYRRSGHLGDIVTATPFSFREELGGEDELRRLITGHEAVEREVTVESVALRFRFTPLHDADGASAGACVLLRDITQIHRLDQQLITKDATIREIHHRVKNNLQTVSALLRMQARRVSSPEAKQALGEAMSRVASIAAVHEVLAHSFDEDVAFDDVADRVLAMVGDVATTTGAPARVRREGTFGKVSPVIATNLSLVVTELCQNAVEHGLGGAAGEVRVVPVRDDGELVVRVLDAGRGLPEEFDLARTTSLGLGIVATLVADMHGTFALSNRPEGGVQAMVRVPAPEGEWKD, encoded by the coding sequence ATGCCACAGATGTCAACCCTCCTGGCGACGCACACCGATCTGGATCCCAGGGCCGCGGAGTGGTTGCGTTCACTGGTGAACGAGTGGCACCTGCTCGCCGACCTGTCGTTCTCCGACCTGATCCTGTGGGTCCCGGACCGCGATCCGAACCAGATGTGGGCGGTCGCGCAGATCCGGCCCACCACCGGCCCCACGGCGCTGCTTGACGACGTCGTCGGTGACGCCGTCCGGTACGACCCCGATTCGCTGGCACTGCAGGCTTACTGGTCCGCGACGAGCTGCGAGACCAGCGACAACAAGCTGGCCACGGGTATCCCGGTGGACATGCACGCGGTCCCGCTCGAGTATGACGGGAAGGTCATCGCCGTCGTCGAGCAGCACACCAACCAGATGGGCGTACGGGCCAACGGAGCCCTCGAGGACGCCTACATCGCCATCGCCGAGGTCCTGCGGGACATGCTGCTCCGCGGCGAGTTCCCGCTGCCCGGCACCAAGTCACACCCGACCCGCTCGCCCCGGGTCGGCGACGGCCTGATGTGGATAGGACCCGAGGGGGAGTACCGCTACGCCACCCCTAACGCGGTGTCGGCCTACCGTCGGTCGGGCCACCTGGGCGACATCGTCACCGCCACGCCGTTCAGCTTCCGCGAGGAGCTCGGCGGGGAGGACGAGTTGCGACGGCTCATCACCGGCCACGAGGCGGTCGAGCGAGAGGTCACCGTGGAGAGCGTTGCTCTCCGGTTCCGGTTCACGCCGCTGCACGACGCCGACGGAGCCTCCGCCGGCGCCTGTGTGCTGCTTCGCGACATCACCCAGATCCATCGCCTCGACCAGCAGCTGATCACCAAGGACGCGACGATCCGCGAGATCCATCACCGGGTCAAGAACAACCTGCAGACGGTGTCCGCCCTGCTGCGCATGCAGGCCCGCCGCGTCAGCTCCCCGGAGGCCAAGCAGGCCCTGGGAGAGGCGATGTCGCGGGTCGCGTCGATCGCCGCGGTGCACGAGGTCCTGGCCCACTCCTTCGACGAGGACGTCGCTTTCGATGACGTCGCTGATCGGGTCCTCGCGATGGTGGGTGACGTGGCGACCACCACGGGAGCCCCGGCTCGGGTCCGGCGAGAGGGGACCTTCGGCAAGGTCTCCCCGGTCATCGCCACGAACCTCTCCCTGGTGGTGACCGAGCTGTGCCAGAACGCCGTGGAGCACGGCCTCGGGGGAGCGGCCGGGGAAGTCCGGGTCGTGCCCGTCCGCGACGACGGGGAACTCGTGGTGCGCGTGCTGGACGCGGGGCGCGGACTGCCGGAGGAGTTCGACCTGGCAAGGACGACGAGCCTGGGGCTCGGGATCGTGGCGACCCTGGTGGCCGACATGCACGGGACGTTCGCGTTGAGCAATCGCCCCGAGGGTGGGGTCCAGGCCATGGTGAGGGTCCCTGCCCCCGAAGGGGAGTGGAAGGACTGA
- a CDS encoding WhiB family transcriptional regulator, which produces MDWRHEAACLDEDPELFFPIGNTGPALLQIEEAKKVCQRCTVREECLAWALEAGQDHGVWGGMSEDERRAFKRRKARSRVRTA; this is translated from the coding sequence ATGGATTGGCGCCACGAGGCTGCCTGCTTGGACGAAGATCCTGAGTTGTTCTTCCCCATCGGCAATACCGGGCCCGCACTCCTCCAGATCGAGGAAGCGAAAAAGGTCTGTCAGCGCTGCACCGTCCGCGAGGAGTGCCTCGCCTGGGCCCTCGAGGCCGGTCAGGACCACGGAGTCTGGGGCGGGATGAGCGAGGACGAGCGCCGGGCCTTCAAGCGACGCAAAGCCCGTTCGCGGGTGCGCACCGCCTGA
- a CDS encoding 50S ribosomal protein bL37: MGKTGRKRRARRKKGANHGKRPNA; the protein is encoded by the coding sequence ATGGGTAAGACCGGCCGCAAGCGCCGCGCGCGTCGCAAGAAGGGCGCGAACCACGGCAAGCGCCCCAACGCCTGA
- the aroA gene encoding 3-phosphoshikimate 1-carboxyvinyltransferase produces MVIPGSKSATARALVVAALSDGPSTITGGLDARDTQLMRDALRALGVRIHTSFLYGSTSGEAFGTPGSDGAQPLAAGVWRVLPPARFVSSGDIDCGLAGTVARFVLPITAMAEGRTYVHGDQAMSARPIRPLLDALIDLGAGIPDGAFGIPLTVTGRPDLPGGPVIIDSSASSQFVSGLLLSGSRFRHGLDLRHVGPTLPSLPHIQMTIDILREHGVRIEEPEPAHWVVAPGPVRAGDIAIEPDLSTAAPFLAAAVVTDGTVRIPHWPLETNQPGALLLPLLEQLGARVHLEPGPAGRTGTLSVTGPGHWDLDGFDVDLADASELTPVVAALGVLTQGPSRIRGVGHIRGHETDRLAALEANFRSMGADVEQTEDGLVFRPAVLHGGPWGAYADHRLAQAGALLGLVVSGVMIDDIGCTSKTMPSFPSAWWSLATGTGR; encoded by the coding sequence GTGGTCATCCCCGGATCGAAGTCCGCGACGGCGCGGGCCCTCGTGGTCGCCGCACTCTCCGACGGACCGTCCACGATCACCGGCGGCCTCGACGCTCGCGACACGCAGTTGATGCGCGACGCGCTGCGGGCCCTCGGCGTACGGATCCACACCAGCTTCCTCTACGGGTCGACCAGCGGTGAAGCCTTCGGGACGCCCGGATCCGACGGGGCCCAGCCCCTCGCCGCCGGGGTGTGGCGCGTCCTCCCCCCTGCGCGGTTCGTCAGCTCGGGTGACATCGACTGCGGCCTCGCCGGCACGGTCGCTCGCTTCGTGCTCCCGATCACGGCGATGGCCGAGGGGCGGACGTACGTCCACGGCGACCAGGCCATGTCCGCGCGGCCGATCCGGCCGTTGCTCGATGCCCTCATCGACCTGGGTGCGGGGATCCCTGACGGCGCCTTCGGCATCCCCCTCACCGTCACCGGTCGCCCCGACCTTCCAGGCGGGCCGGTGATCATTGACTCCAGCGCCTCCAGTCAGTTCGTCTCCGGTTTGCTGCTGAGCGGCTCACGGTTCCGCCACGGCCTCGACCTGCGGCACGTCGGCCCGACACTGCCGTCACTGCCGCACATCCAGATGACGATCGACATCCTGCGCGAGCACGGCGTGCGGATCGAGGAGCCGGAGCCGGCCCACTGGGTCGTCGCGCCCGGCCCGGTCCGGGCCGGCGACATCGCGATCGAACCGGACCTCTCGACGGCCGCGCCGTTCCTCGCGGCCGCCGTGGTCACCGACGGCACGGTCAGGATCCCGCACTGGCCGCTGGAGACCAACCAGCCGGGTGCCCTGCTCCTGCCGCTGCTGGAACAGCTCGGCGCCCGGGTCCATCTGGAGCCTGGTCCCGCGGGTCGGACGGGCACGCTGTCCGTGACCGGGCCGGGCCACTGGGACCTCGACGGCTTCGACGTCGACCTCGCGGACGCCAGTGAACTCACCCCGGTGGTCGCGGCCCTCGGGGTGCTTACCCAGGGCCCCAGCCGGATCCGCGGCGTCGGACACATCCGCGGCCACGAGACCGACCGGCTCGCCGCTCTGGAGGCCAACTTCCGGTCGATGGGCGCCGATGTCGAGCAGACCGAGGACGGCTTGGTCTTCCGCCCGGCGGTGCTGCACGGCGGCCCGTGGGGCGCGTACGCCGACCATCGTCTCGCCCAGGCCGGTGCGCTGCTCGGCCTGGTGGTGTCCGGGGTGATGATCGACGACATCGGCTGCACGTCCAAGACGATGCCGAGCTTCCCCTCCGCCTGGTGGTCGCTGGCGACCGGGACCGGCCGGTGA
- the serA gene encoding phosphoglycerate dehydrogenase, whose product MKALLLENIHQSAVQALEAFGMDVQLEKGAMDEDELIAALDGVDVLGIRSKTQVTRRVLEARPDLMAIGAFCIGTNQIDLQAATDTATAVFNAPYSNTRSVVELALAEIIAMARHLTDRSEELHRGVWNKSAKGSHEIRGRKLGIVGYGNIGSQLSVIAEAMGMQVYFYDVVDRLALGNAHKCSSLQQLLETAEVISLHVDGREENTNLFGAEEFAMMRERALFLNLCRGFVVDLDALRENLLSGHIAGAAVDVYPTEPKTNDEAFSSVLQGIPNVILTPHIGGSTQEAQEDIGHFVSGKLLDYVRSGSTNMSVNMPELHVDSHVGQARLLHLHRNVPGVLAKVNGVLGEHGVNIERQQLSTRRELGYVVTDTLAPLDRDLIDALLEMPETIRLATIG is encoded by the coding sequence GTGAAGGCACTTCTTCTGGAGAACATCCACCAGTCAGCGGTCCAGGCTCTCGAGGCGTTCGGTATGGACGTGCAGCTCGAGAAGGGGGCGATGGACGAGGACGAGTTGATCGCCGCCCTGGACGGCGTCGATGTGCTCGGAATCCGTTCCAAGACCCAGGTGACCCGACGCGTCCTCGAGGCCCGTCCCGACCTGATGGCCATCGGTGCGTTCTGCATCGGGACGAACCAGATCGACCTGCAGGCCGCCACTGACACCGCCACCGCCGTGTTCAATGCGCCCTACTCGAACACCCGCTCGGTCGTCGAGCTGGCCCTCGCCGAGATCATCGCGATGGCCCGCCACCTCACCGACCGCAGCGAGGAACTGCACCGTGGCGTGTGGAACAAGTCGGCGAAGGGCAGCCACGAGATCCGAGGTCGCAAGCTCGGGATCGTCGGCTACGGCAACATCGGCTCGCAGCTGTCGGTCATCGCCGAGGCAATGGGCATGCAGGTCTACTTCTACGACGTCGTGGACCGGCTCGCCCTCGGCAACGCGCACAAGTGTTCCTCGCTCCAGCAGTTGCTCGAGACCGCCGAGGTGATCAGCCTCCACGTCGACGGACGGGAGGAGAACACCAACCTGTTCGGCGCGGAAGAGTTCGCCATGATGCGCGAGCGGGCGCTGTTCCTGAACCTGTGCCGCGGCTTCGTGGTCGACCTCGACGCGCTGCGCGAGAATCTGTTGTCGGGCCACATCGCCGGCGCCGCCGTCGACGTCTACCCCACGGAGCCGAAGACCAACGACGAGGCGTTCTCCTCAGTGCTCCAGGGCATCCCGAACGTCATCCTCACCCCGCACATCGGGGGATCCACCCAGGAGGCGCAGGAGGACATCGGGCACTTCGTCTCGGGCAAGCTGCTCGACTACGTACGCTCCGGGTCGACCAACATGTCGGTGAACATGCCCGAGCTGCACGTCGACAGCCACGTCGGCCAGGCGCGGCTGCTGCACCTGCACAGGAACGTGCCGGGTGTGCTCGCCAAGGTCAACGGCGTGCTCGGCGAACACGGCGTCAACATCGAGCGCCAGCAGCTGTCCACCCGCCGTGAGCTCGGCTACGTGGTGACCGACACCCTCGCCCCGCTGGATCGCGACCTGATCGACGCGCTGCTCGAGATGCCGGAGACGATCCGCCTGGCGACGATCGGCTGA
- the rsgA gene encoding ribosome small subunit-dependent GTPase A, producing the protein MVAGDRDRPVSPRYGIQSDDHAGFDRPGRRSRPRTKDRPDYSVKPIGRVIGIDRGRFACIVEGGEDRVVATKARVLGRKGVIVGDRVYLDGDVSGEAGTLARIVDVVERSSVLRRTADDDDPYERPIVANADQLVIVTALADPPPRTGMIDRILVAGFDAGLEPLLCLTKADLASPDELRAAYEPLGVRVVVIDPEASLAPLQAELAGHTSVLVGHSGVGKSTLVNRLIPQAERQTGHVNAVTGRGRHTSTSAVALELPDRAGWVIDTPGVRSFGLSHVHPASIIEAFPDLAEHTSDCPRGCTHEAGAPGCGLDTAVAAGAVAEARVASYRRMLAHRHDRG; encoded by the coding sequence GTGGTCGCTGGCGACCGGGACCGGCCGGTGAGCCCCCGCTACGGGATCCAGTCCGACGACCACGCCGGCTTCGACCGGCCGGGGCGGCGCAGCCGTCCCCGCACCAAGGACAGGCCGGACTACTCGGTCAAGCCGATCGGCCGGGTCATCGGCATCGACCGGGGGCGGTTCGCCTGCATCGTCGAGGGCGGTGAGGACCGGGTGGTGGCCACCAAGGCGCGGGTCCTCGGCCGCAAGGGGGTCATCGTCGGTGACCGGGTGTACCTCGACGGCGACGTGTCGGGCGAGGCCGGCACCCTGGCCAGGATCGTCGACGTGGTCGAGCGGAGCAGCGTGCTGCGCCGCACGGCCGACGACGACGATCCGTACGAACGTCCCATCGTCGCCAACGCGGACCAGCTCGTCATCGTCACTGCCCTGGCCGATCCCCCACCCCGGACCGGCATGATCGACCGCATCCTGGTCGCGGGCTTCGACGCCGGCCTCGAGCCGCTGCTGTGCCTGACCAAGGCCGACCTGGCCTCCCCCGACGAGTTGCGGGCGGCGTACGAACCGCTGGGTGTCCGGGTCGTGGTGATCGACCCCGAGGCGTCCCTGGCACCGCTGCAGGCGGAACTGGCCGGCCACACGAGCGTGCTGGTCGGGCACTCGGGAGTGGGCAAGTCCACCCTGGTCAACCGGCTCATCCCGCAGGCCGAGCGGCAGACCGGCCACGTCAACGCCGTCACCGGCCGGGGCCGGCACACCTCGACGTCGGCCGTGGCCCTGGAACTGCCCGATCGGGCAGGTTGGGTGATCGACACGCCGGGCGTCCGTTCCTTCGGCCTGTCCCACGTCCACCCCGCGTCGATCATCGAGGCCTTCCCGGACCTGGCCGAGCACACCTCGGACTGCCCCCGTGGATGTACCCACGAGGCCGGGGCGCCCGGCTGCGGCCTCGACACCGCGGTCGCTGCCGGTGCGGTGGCCGAGGCGCGGGTGGCGTCGTACCGGCGCATGCTGGCTCATCGCCACGACCGCGGCTGA
- a CDS encoding DoxX family protein, with protein sequence MALSRAVARTMLAGVFISQGVKGVTDPGSTTAQGAMLRDRVAPFLRRVAPEPIASHLPEDAITWARIRGAAEVAAGIGLSTGLGRRWGALTLAAFTVQDLITAGGGRKALKDPDLLTRIALTGGVLLAAQDTEGRPSLGYRSRVARGHLEAKGRKARKSVRKAERRLEGAAKDTGKRIRTVATETKSGLAA encoded by the coding sequence ATGGCTCTTTCGCGCGCGGTTGCCCGGACGATGCTCGCCGGCGTCTTCATCTCCCAAGGCGTCAAGGGCGTCACCGACCCAGGTTCCACCACTGCCCAGGGTGCGATGCTCCGGGATCGGGTCGCTCCATTCCTGCGTCGAGTGGCGCCCGAACCGATCGCGTCACACCTGCCCGAGGACGCGATCACCTGGGCGAGGATCCGCGGCGCTGCCGAGGTGGCGGCCGGCATCGGACTGTCCACCGGGCTCGGTCGCCGGTGGGGGGCGCTCACGCTGGCCGCCTTCACGGTGCAGGACCTGATCACGGCCGGCGGTGGCCGCAAGGCCCTGAAGGACCCCGACCTGCTGACCAGGATCGCGCTGACCGGAGGCGTCCTGCTGGCCGCCCAGGACACCGAGGGCCGCCCGAGCCTGGGCTACCGGTCCCGGGTCGCCCGTGGGCACCTGGAGGCCAAGGGCCGCAAGGCCCGCAAGTCCGTCCGGAAGGCCGAGCGGCGCCTCGAGGGAGCCGCCAAGGACACCGGCAAGCGTATCCGGACCGTCGCGACGGAGACGAAGAGCGGCCTTGCAGCCTGA
- a CDS encoding DUF6104 family protein, with amino-acid sequence MYFTDRGIEELEARRGEEEISFAWLAEQFRFFVDLHPEFETPVERLATWLARLDDEGDDGVSED; translated from the coding sequence GTGTACTTCACCGATCGCGGGATCGAGGAGCTCGAGGCGCGCCGCGGGGAGGAGGAGATCTCCTTCGCGTGGCTCGCCGAGCAGTTCCGGTTCTTCGTCGACCTGCACCCGGAGTTCGAGACTCCGGTGGAGAGGCTGGCCACCTGGCTGGCACGCCTCGACGACGAAGGCGATGACGGGGTCAGCGAGGACTGA
- a CDS encoding SOS response-associated peptidase: MCGRYAATAGVDELVEEFEIVEVGDGLPGPSWNVAPTDPVPLVVERLVAGASATRRRLVAARWGLVPSWAKDTRGAARLINARMETVTEKPSFRKAAAQRRGLLPAEGYYEWQKLPGGRKLPTFLHGDSDRTLAFAALFENWPDPALPEDHPAKWLRTVTIITTAASDALGHIHDRTPLIVPSDLQRDWLDPATTSEADVRGLLASIPPPRLVPRVVSDRVNAVRNNGPDLIEAVRDEPS, from the coding sequence ATGTGCGGGAGATATGCGGCGACGGCCGGGGTGGACGAGCTCGTCGAGGAGTTCGAGATCGTGGAGGTGGGCGACGGGCTGCCGGGCCCGTCCTGGAACGTCGCCCCCACCGATCCCGTTCCCCTGGTCGTGGAGCGGCTCGTCGCCGGAGCGAGCGCGACAAGGCGGCGGCTCGTCGCTGCCCGCTGGGGACTGGTGCCCTCCTGGGCCAAGGACACCCGGGGTGCGGCGCGGCTGATCAACGCAAGGATGGAGACGGTGACCGAGAAGCCGTCGTTCCGCAAGGCCGCGGCCCAGCGGCGGGGACTGCTCCCGGCCGAGGGGTACTACGAGTGGCAGAAGCTTCCGGGCGGACGCAAGCTCCCCACCTTCCTGCACGGGGACAGCGACCGTACGCTCGCGTTCGCCGCGCTGTTCGAGAACTGGCCAGACCCGGCACTCCCGGAGGACCACCCGGCCAAGTGGCTCCGTACGGTCACCATCATCACCACGGCTGCCTCGGATGCCCTCGGGCACATCCATGACCGGACGCCGCTGATCGTCCCGTCCGACCTGCAGCGGGACTGGCTCGACCCGGCGACGACGTCCGAGGCCGACGTGAGAGGTCTCCTCGCCTCGATCCCACCGCCGCGGCTGGTGCCGCGCGTGGTGAGTGACCGGGTGAACGCCGTCCGCAACAACGGGCCCGACCTGATCGAAGCCGTACGGGACGAGCCGTCCTGA
- a CDS encoding anti-sigma factor family protein, with amino-acid sequence MTTMDCRGSRELICAFLDEELDGEVADAVQAHLLECPDCDQVFRIQQTIKGLLHRSCADATVAPSGLRQRVWAAVIAQCGAPVDGAVTINATRTTVSTTQRDSSGALVRRTTVTGTVVRATYWGQSGSSPRQ; translated from the coding sequence ATGACCACGATGGACTGCCGGGGGAGCAGGGAACTGATCTGTGCCTTCCTCGACGAGGAACTGGACGGCGAGGTAGCTGACGCCGTCCAGGCTCACCTGCTGGAATGCCCCGACTGCGACCAGGTGTTCCGCATCCAGCAGACCATCAAAGGGCTGCTGCACCGCAGCTGCGCCGACGCGACGGTGGCACCCTCGGGCCTGCGTCAACGGGTCTGGGCTGCCGTGATCGCCCAGTGCGGCGCCCCGGTCGACGGGGCGGTGACGATCAACGCCACGCGGACGACGGTCTCGACCACCCAGCGGGACAGCTCCGGCGCCCTGGTCCGTCGTACCACCGTGACCGGTACGGTCGTCCGGGCGACCTACTGGGGACAGTCGGGGTCATCCCCCCGGCAGTGA
- a CDS encoding sigma-70 family RNA polymerase sigma factor, with amino-acid sequence MSEPHTDDTADEASAADPSGRDIVESSSRSEVDLATETVEERAARFEREAMPYLDQLYGAALRMTRNAADAEDVVQDAYAKAFASFHQFRPGTNLKAWLYRILTNSYINTYRRQQRRPQISGGEDVEDWQIARAADHDSTGLKSAETEALELIPDGDVSDALAQLNPERRLAIYLADVEGFSYKEIAEIMGTPIGTVMSRINRGRKQLRDLLADYAHERGLGRSREEES; translated from the coding sequence ATGAGCGAGCCGCATACCGACGACACCGCCGACGAGGCGTCCGCCGCGGATCCGTCCGGGCGTGACATCGTCGAGTCCTCAAGCCGGTCCGAGGTCGATCTGGCGACCGAGACCGTCGAGGAGCGGGCCGCGCGGTTCGAACGCGAAGCGATGCCATACTTGGACCAGTTGTACGGCGCCGCGCTGCGGATGACCCGCAACGCCGCGGATGCTGAGGACGTGGTGCAGGATGCGTACGCCAAGGCCTTCGCGTCGTTCCACCAGTTCCGGCCCGGGACCAACCTGAAGGCGTGGCTCTACCGCATCCTCACCAACAGCTACATCAACACCTACCGCCGTCAGCAGCGGCGCCCGCAGATCAGCGGCGGGGAAGACGTCGAGGACTGGCAGATCGCCCGGGCCGCCGACCACGATTCGACGGGCCTGAAGTCCGCCGAGACAGAGGCACTGGAACTGATCCCGGACGGCGACGTCAGTGACGCGCTGGCGCAGCTGAATCCGGAGCGGCGGCTGGCCATCTACCTCGCGGACGTCGAGGGCTTCTCCTACAAGGAGATCGCCGAGATCATGGGGACCCCGATCGGCACCGTGATGAGCCGGATCAACCGCGGGCGCAAGCAGCTGCGCGACCTGTTGGCGGACTATGCCCACGAGCGGGGCCTGGGCCGCTCCCGGGAGGAAGAATCATGA
- a CDS encoding dipeptide ABC transporter ATP-binding protein: MTQALVRVQDLRIAFGRRRREAVHGLSFSIAPGQRVGLIGESGSGKSVTGLALLGLLPETANVSGSIRLVDPRAGGATVEVTTASDRRLSRLRGDAYSMVFQEPMTALDPTMKVGRQLGELVLLHGHRTGIGTRARVLEMLREVALPDVERIADSFPHQLSGGQRQRVLIAMALVNRPVLTICDEPTTALDVTAQAAVLGVLDRHFSEQAAATLFITHDLAVLAQLAEVVMVMIDGHVVEAGPLLEVLADPWHPYTRGLVATGRLDRATPGSRLPTVADHFDRAAGVDGLTLVPDDWAHCAAVAGRPGAPHERGGDAMTEEALYRLSDVVRRYGNAARPAVDHVTLEVRRGERLGIVGESGSGKSTLVRMMAALDRPTSGSITFRGTELAGRSERRLGFLRASVQLVFQDPRTSLDPRMTVGSSITEPLRSRLVRGRDSVPVDRRARLAEVMRQVGLDPDDATRFPHEFSGGQRQRIALARALAPHPEVLIADEPVSALDVSVRAQVLNLIVDLVAAEGLTLVFVSHDLGVVRHLCDRVAVMQNGSVVEAGPAEQIWTAPRHPYTQELLAAIPRLPDQAGFQG, encoded by the coding sequence ATGACCCAGGCCCTCGTCCGGGTCCAGGACCTGAGGATCGCCTTCGGTCGCCGACGGCGCGAGGCGGTGCACGGACTCTCGTTCAGCATCGCCCCCGGACAGCGCGTCGGTCTCATCGGGGAATCCGGTTCCGGGAAGTCCGTCACAGGGCTGGCGCTGCTCGGACTCCTGCCCGAGACCGCGAACGTCAGTGGGAGCATCCGGCTGGTGGACCCCCGGGCCGGCGGAGCGACGGTCGAGGTCACCACCGCGAGCGATCGGCGCCTGTCCCGATTGCGCGGGGATGCCTACAGCATGGTCTTCCAGGAGCCGATGACGGCGCTCGACCCGACGATGAAGGTGGGCCGCCAGCTCGGCGAGCTCGTCCTGCTGCACGGCCACCGCACCGGCATCGGCACGCGGGCCAGGGTCCTCGAGATGCTGCGCGAGGTCGCTCTGCCGGACGTGGAGCGGATCGCCGACAGCTTCCCGCACCAACTCTCCGGCGGCCAGCGTCAACGCGTGCTGATCGCGATGGCCCTGGTCAACCGGCCCGTGCTGACGATCTGCGACGAGCCGACCACCGCGCTCGACGTCACCGCGCAGGCAGCGGTCCTCGGGGTGCTGGACCGCCACTTCTCCGAGCAGGCGGCCGCCACGCTCTTCATCACCCACGACCTGGCCGTGCTGGCACAGTTGGCCGAGGTGGTGATGGTGATGATCGACGGTCACGTGGTCGAGGCCGGGCCCTTGCTCGAGGTCCTGGCCGATCCGTGGCATCCCTACACCAGGGGCCTGGTGGCGACCGGCCGCCTCGACCGGGCCACCCCGGGCAGTCGGCTTCCCACGGTCGCCGACCACTTCGACCGTGCCGCTGGCGTCGACGGCCTGACCCTCGTCCCCGACGACTGGGCCCACTGCGCGGCGGTGGCGGGGCGGCCGGGGGCGCCGCATGAGCGAGGAGGTGACGCGATGACCGAGGAGGCGCTCTACCGCCTGTCCGACGTCGTCCGGCGGTACGGGAATGCTGCCCGACCCGCGGTGGACCACGTGACGCTGGAGGTCCGGCGCGGCGAACGCCTGGGGATCGTCGGTGAGTCCGGGTCGGGCAAGTCGACCCTGGTCCGGATGATGGCGGCCCTCGACAGGCCGACCAGCGGCAGCATCACCTTCAGGGGAACCGAGCTGGCCGGCCGGTCCGAACGGCGGCTCGGCTTCCTGCGGGCCTCGGTCCAACTCGTGTTCCAGGACCCGCGCACCTCTCTCGACCCCCGGATGACGGTCGGGTCGAGCATCACCGAGCCTCTGCGGTCCCGCCTCGTCCGTGGCCGCGACAGCGTGCCCGTCGACCGGCGGGCCAGACTCGCCGAGGTGATGCGGCAGGTGGGCCTGGACCCGGACGACGCCACCAGATTCCCGCACGAGTTCAGCGGTGGCCAGCGCCAGCGCATCGCCTTGGCACGGGCGCTGGCGCCACATCCCGAGGTGCTGATCGCCGACGAGCCGGTCTCCGCCCTCGACGTCTCGGTCCGTGCCCAGGTACTCAACCTGATCGTGGACCTGGTGGCCGCCGAGGGCCTGACCCTGGTCTTCGTCAGCCATGACCTCGGGGTGGTGCGCCATCTCTGCGACCGCGTCGCCGTGATGCAGAACGGGAGCGTCGTCGAGGCCGGGCCGGCCGAGCAGATCTGGACCGCGCCGCGCCATCCGTACACGCAGGAGCTGCTGGCGGCGATCCCTCGGTTGCCCGACCAGGCGGGATTCCAGGGGTGA